One window of the Pempheris klunzingeri isolate RE-2024b chromosome 10, fPemKlu1.hap1, whole genome shotgun sequence genome contains the following:
- the plcl1 gene encoding inactive phospholipase C-like protein 1: MSERDGYGDGLCSDGAPDCIPPRASRGRRSGVVLPGGGGQDTDTILLDSVKAAPRRSSIIKDPSVQKVGGGRKKTVSFSSMPSEKKVSSAADCLAFMQGGCELKKIRPNSRVYCRFYTLDLDLSCLHWEPSKKDGDRARLDVSSIREVRTGKSTETFLHNGPLSEHLAEEAAFSIIHGDDYQSLDLVALSADVANIWVTGLRYLLAHPSIIGGAGGGGGGGLVEGGVAVEGSLGGKMRSEWLAAEFAQVDEDGYGIVSEDVAVATICKLCPGIKEAKVRLRFKEIQRSKEKLTSHVTREEFQEAFCELCTRPDVYFLLVQLSKDRECLDPQDLRLFLETEQGLSLATTEGCWELLRRCEPSAQGKERGLLGLDGFALYLQSPECQLLDPEHLGVCQDMNMPLSHYYISTSYRSYLLDDQVHGRADLGGLIKALQAGCRCVELGVTDGPEGEPLLGVDYGPDIPRHHHHHHHHHHAPVTIRSALEVVNKYAFLTSQYPLLLYLCQRCSPAQQRTMAQHFKKVFGSRLYTPEALPVSLGGRATTLPSPEQLKGRILLVGKKLSPEQEGSDGEVSEEDEEIGGGGPLAGRRMTIPGEEELGVVLVVPPPSQPRKLRLHKELSDLVAIARTGSRSFYAQRASNKQAQQQSPPSSPSSPSTPLPPDPPYWTLCSLGEGEAGRLTTESPEDLVMFTKRTLTRVRPSSVRLDSSNPNPQGYWKGGVQLVALNQQTPGAMLDLHRGRFAQNGGCGYVLRPAVMRDEVSYFSAHTQGCVPGVPAQTLRIKVISAHNLPKPQGSGAKGEVIDPYVVLELHGVPADCAEQRTRTAAQNQDDPLFDETFEFQVNMPELALLRFVVLDDDYIGDDFIGQYSVAFECLQPGYRNVPLLGMAGDPLPHASLFVHVAVTNRRGGGKAQRRGLSVRRVGRRGREYVTLRHTGIKAVDETFKPASAPLKEATDLREDAQSTTASFKEQCGLPTVAKLKQCIQSLATRLQSPEGTMGATMVLKEGYPCLEPLVNLSEPTRKLLSAYDTMIAAQKQLIENADAVQERIAQVQKEGMDFHEDLSRLGEKEGLKGRKLSKAVESFTWSITVLKGQCDLLRGAKTDSLDALRQLALACEACGLTSSSSSSNSTSSAFSTVELHYSSHPLSGRRSSTHGNGRI, translated from the exons GACCCCTCGGTACAGAAGGTGGGCGGAGGCAGGAAGAAGACTGTGTCCTTCAGTAGCATGCCCTCTGAGAAGAAG GTGAGCAGTGCAGCCGACTGCTTGGCGTTCATGCAGGGTGGATGTGAACTGAAGAAGATCCGGCCCAACTCCAGGGTTTACTGTCGTTTCTACACCCTGGACTTAGACCTCAGCTGCTTACACTGGGAGCCGTCTAAGAAGGACGGGGACCGGGCTCGGCTGGACGTCTCCAGCATCCGAGAGGTTCGCACCGGGAAGAGCACCGAGACCTTCCTCCATAACGGTCCTCTGTCCGAACACCTGGCTGAGGAAGCAGCCTTCTCCATCATACACGGCGATGACTACCAG tctcTGGACTTGGTCGCACTGTCGGCAGATGTGGCCAACATCTGGGTGACTGGCCTTCGCTACCTGTTGGCCCACCCCTCCATCATTGGGGGTGCtgggggaggtggtggaggagggctGGTTGAAGGAGGAGTGGCAGTAGAGGGCAGCCTGGGAGGCAAGATGAGGAGTGAGTGGCTGGCAGCGGAGTTCGCCCAGGTGGATGAAGATGGCTACGGCATCGTGTCAGAGGACGTGGCGGTCGCCACCATCTGTAAACTGTGCCCCGGTATCAAGGAAGCCAAG GTGCGTCTGCGTTTTAAGGAGATCCAGCGCAGCAAGGAGAAGCTGACCTCCCATGTGACACGTGAGGAGTTCCAGGAGGCCTTCTGTGAGCTGTGCACCCGGCCTGACGTCTACTTCTTATTGGTGCAGCTGTCGAAGGACCGCGAGTGTCTGGACCCTCAGGACCTTCGTCTCTTCTTGGAGACGGAGCAGGGTTTGTCCCTGGCGACGACCGAGGGCTGCTGGGAGCTCCTGAGGCGCTGTGAGCCGTCGGCCCAGGGCAAGGAAAGGGGGCTGCTGGGTCTGGATGGATTCGCTCTGTACCTGCAGTCTCCCGAATGCCAGCTGCTCGACCCAGAGCACCTGGGAGTTTGTCAGGACATGAACATGCCTCTGTCCCACTACTACATCAG CACCTCGTACCGCTCCTACCTGCTGGACGACCAGGTCCACGGCAGAGCAGACCTGGGAGGGCTGATAAAGGCCCTGCAGGCTGGCTGTCGCTGTGTGGAGCTGGGGGTGACTGACGGCCCAGAGGGAGAGCCTCTGCTCGGCGTGGACTATGGGCCAGATATCCCccgtcaccatcatcaccaccatcatcaccaccacgcGCCTGTCACTATCCGCTCTGCCCTGGAGGTGGTCAATAAGTACGCCTTCCTGACCTCTCAGTACCCGCTCCTGCTGTACCTGTGCCAGCGCTGCTCTCCTGCCCAGCAGCGCACCATGGCACAGCACTTCAAAAAAGTGTTTGGCTCCCGTCTTTACACTCCAGAGGCTCTACCTGTCAGCCTGGGAGGGCGAGCCACGACCTTACCGTCCCCCGAGCAGCTGAAGGGACGCATCCTGCTGGTGGGGAAGAAGCTCAGTCCAGAGCAGGAAGGCTCTGATGGGGAGGTAtctgaggaggatgaggagataGGTGGAGGGGGGCCTCTGGCAGGGCGGCGAATGACCATCCCCGGTGAGGAAGAGCTGGGCGTGGTCTTGGTGGTGCCCCCACCCTCTCAACCCAGGAAGCTCCGTCTCCACAAAGAGCTGTCAGACCTGGTGGCTATCGCTCGGACGGGCAGCCGCAGCTTCTATGCCCAGAGAGCCAGTAACAAGCAGGCCCAGCAGCAGTCACCGCCCAGCAGTCCCTCCTCTCCCAGCACGCCGCTGCCACCGGATCCGCCTTATTGGACGCTGTGCTCCCTGGGTGAGGGCGAGGCTGGGCGGCTGACCACCGAGAGCCCCGAAGACCTTGTAATGTTCACCAAGCGCACCCTGACCAGGGTGCGACCCAGTTCAGTGCGCCTGGACTCCAGTAACCCCAACCCACAAGGATACTGGAAAGGAGGGGTCCAGCTTGTGGCCTTGAACCAGCAAACCCCTGGCGCCATGCTGGACCTTCACAGAGGTCGCTTCGCACAGAACGGAGGGTGCGGCTATGTCCTCCGACCGGCTGTAATGAGGGACGAGGTGTCGTATTTCAGTGCCCATACACAGGGCTGTGTGCCAGGAGTGCCGGCCCAGACTCTACGGATTAAG GTTATCAGTGCACATAACCTGCCCAAGCCTCAGGGGTCAGGGGCTAAGGGAGAGGTCATTGACCCCTATGTGGTTCTGGAGCTGCACGGAGTACCAGCTGACTGCGCCGAACAGCGAACACGCACTGCTGCTCAGAACCAGGACGACCCGCTGTTTGATGAGACCTTTGAGTTCCAA GTAAACATGCCGGAGCTGGCCCTGCTGCGCTTCGTGGTGTTGGACGACGACTACATCGGAGATGATTTCATCGGCCAGTACAGCGTGGCCTTCGAGTGCCTTCAGCCCGGCTACCGCAACGTGCCCCTGCTGGGCATGGCAGGAGACCCCTTACCCCACGCCAGCCTGTTTGTCCACGTGGCGGTCACCAACCGGCGAGGAGGCGGGAAAGCCCAGCGACGAGGTCTGTCCGTGAGGAGGGTGGGGAGGCGGGGGCGGGAGTACGTCACGCTGAGGCACACTGGTATCAAGGCGGTGGACGAGACTTTCAAACCGGCCAGCGCCCCCCTCAAAGAGGCAACGGACCTACGGGAGGATGCTCAG AGCACCACGGCCAGTTTTAAAGAGCAGTGTGGGCTCCCCACGGTGGCCAAACTCAAGCAGTGCATCCAGAGCCTGGCCACCAGGCTGCAGAGCCCCGAGGGCACTATGGGGGCCACCATGGTGCTGAAGGAGGGCTACCCGTGTCTGGAGCCACTTGTCAACCTCTCAGAGCCGACACGGAAACTGCTCTCTGCCTACGACACG ATGATTGCCGCCCAGAAACAGCTGATTGAGAATGCAGATGCTGTCCAGGAGAGGATCGCCCAGGTGCAGAAAGAAG GCATGGACTTCCATGAGGATCTTTCTCGGCTTGGCGAGAAGGAGGGACTGAAGGGACGCAAGCTAAGCAAAGCTGTGGAGAGTTTCACCTGGAGCATCACTGTGCTCAAG gGTCAGTGTGATCTGTTACGGGGGGCTAAGACGGATTCCCTGGATGCTCTGAGGCAACTAGCTCTGGCCTGTGAGGCCTGTggtctcacctcctcctcctcttcctccaactCGACGTCCTCTGCCTTCTCCACAGTAGAGCTGCACTACTCCTCCCACCCCCTCTCTGGCCGTCGAAGCAGCACACACGGCAACGGACGCATCTGA